One Ricinus communis isolate WT05 ecotype wild-type chromosome 2, ASM1957865v1, whole genome shotgun sequence DNA segment encodes these proteins:
- the LOC8272401 gene encoding farnesol kinase, chloroplastic isoform X1 — MATTAKLLRSSCSYYHWFYNYSPLPLPLHSPQTNLVLPYTSTRLDKAQRSNHSRYLRSAVRATMLHQNPIVSDLCATGLSGAIALSVLRLWKETAIRGIFDQKLNRKLVHISIGLVFMLCWPLFSSGHQGAILAALTPGVNIFRMLLLGLGIWKDEATVKSMSRFGDHRELLKGPLYYALTITLACAIYWRTSPIAIAAICNLCAGDGIADIVGRRFGRQKIPYNRDKSIAGSIAMALAGFIASVMFMYYFASFGYLRKSYEMILGFLVVSLASTLVESLPISTELDDNLTVTVTSILLGTLVF, encoded by the exons ATGGCAACGACTGCCAAATTACTCCGCTCATCTTGCTCTTACTACCACTGGTTCTACAACTACTCCCCACTACCCCTTCCTCTCCATAGTCCGCAAACCAACTTAGTTTTACCTTATACTTCTACTAGACTTGATAAAGCACAGAGGTCTAATCACAGTCGGTATCTAAGGTCAGCGGTGAGGGCCACTATGCTCCACCAAAACCCAATTGTCTCCGATCTTTGTGCTACTGGTTTGTCCGGCGCGATTGCACTTTCGGTTCTTCGTCTCTGGAAAGAAACCGCAATACGGGGCATCTTCGACCAG AAACTGAATAGGAAGCTTGTGCACATAAGCATTGGGCTGGTATTCATGCTTTGCTGGCCCTTATTCAG TTCAGGGCATCAGGGAGCAATTTTAGCAGCTCTTACTCCAGGAGTCAACATCTTTCGGATGCTTCTTTTGGGATTAGGGATATGGAAAGATGAAGCTACAGTGAAATCAATGAGCAGATTTGGAGACCACAG GGAACTTCTGAAGGGTCCACTGTACTATGCTTTGACCATTACCCTGGCCTGTGCAATCTACTGGAGGACTTCCCCTATTGCTATTGCAGCAATATGCAACCTGTGTGCTGGAGATG GAATTGCAGACATTGTCGGAAGACGGTTTGGTAGACAGAAAATCCCTTACAACAGGGATAAGTCTATAGCAGGTAGCATTGCAATGGCACTGGCTGGATTTATAGCATCTGTTAT GTTTATGTATTATTTTGCCTCTTTTGGATATCTTCGGAAAAGTTATGAAATGATCTTGGGCTTCCTAGTCGTTTCTCTTGCCTCAACTCTCGTAGAATCACTGCCAATAAGTACTGAGCTTGATGACAATCTCACAGTTACCGTAACTTCCATATTGCTAGGAACCCTTGTTTTCTGA
- the LOC8272401 gene encoding farnesol kinase, chloroplastic isoform X2 encodes MFGSNPVVSDVCAAVATAGIIFALLEFWKVTAKHGLDQKLNRKLVHISIGLVFMLCWPLFSSGHQGAILAALTPGVNIFRMLLLGLGIWKDEATVKSMSRFGDHRELLKGPLYYALTITLACAIYWRTSPIAIAAICNLCAGDGIADIVGRRFGRQKIPYNRDKSIAGSIAMALAGFIASVMFMYYFASFGYLRKSYEMILGFLVVSLASTLVESLPISTELDDNLTVTVTSILLGTLVF; translated from the exons ATGTTCGGCAGTAACCCCGTCGTGTCGGATGTCTGTGCGGCTGTTGCAACTGCCGGAATCATTTTCGCGCTTCTTGAATTCTGGAAAGTTACAGCCAAGCATGGGCTTGACCAG AAACTGAATAGGAAGCTTGTGCACATAAGCATTGGGCTGGTATTCATGCTTTGCTGGCCCTTATTCAG TTCAGGGCATCAGGGAGCAATTTTAGCAGCTCTTACTCCAGGAGTCAACATCTTTCGGATGCTTCTTTTGGGATTAGGGATATGGAAAGATGAAGCTACAGTGAAATCAATGAGCAGATTTGGAGACCACAG GGAACTTCTGAAGGGTCCACTGTACTATGCTTTGACCATTACCCTGGCCTGTGCAATCTACTGGAGGACTTCCCCTATTGCTATTGCAGCAATATGCAACCTGTGTGCTGGAGATG GAATTGCAGACATTGTCGGAAGACGGTTTGGTAGACAGAAAATCCCTTACAACAGGGATAAGTCTATAGCAGGTAGCATTGCAATGGCACTGGCTGGATTTATAGCATCTGTTAT GTTTATGTATTATTTTGCCTCTTTTGGATATCTTCGGAAAAGTTATGAAATGATCTTGGGCTTCCTAGTCGTTTCTCTTGCCTCAACTCTCGTAGAATCACTGCCAATAAGTACTGAGCTTGATGACAATCTCACAGTTACCGTAACTTCCATATTGCTAGGAACCCTTGTTTTCTGA